The Xenopus tropicalis strain Nigerian chromosome 7, UCB_Xtro_10.0, whole genome shotgun sequence genome includes a region encoding these proteins:
- the pla2g12b gene encoding group XIIB secretory phospholipase A2-like protein precursor: MKGFVRIVVLCLALSMGICTEDTNQNNTASQVPEEDSSDWGIGTIRDGFEAVNGYFDSFLELLGGRNGVCQYKCRYGKAPLPRPDYKSPEPNGCSSYFLGLKMDLGIPAMTKCCNQLDICYDTCGANKYRCDAKFRWCLHAICSDLKKSLGFVSKVEACESVADTVFNTVWTLGCKPFMNSQRSSCICNEEERDEL; the protein is encoded by the exons ATGAAGGGATTTGTCAGGATTGTTGTGCTGTGCTTAGCTTTAAGCATGGGTATTTGCACAGAAGATACAAACCAAAATAACACTGCCAGTCAGGTACCAGAAGAAGACTCGTCAGACTGGGGCATTGGTACAATTAGAGATGGATTTGAGGCAGTTAATGGCTATTTTGACTCCTTTCTGGAACTACTGGGAGGCAGGAATGGTGTGTGCCAGTACAAATGTCGATATG GTAAAGCCCCACTGCCCAGGCCGGACTACAAGTCTCCTGAACCCAATGGCTGCAGTTCTTATTTTCTTGGTCTCAAG ATGGATTTAGGTATCCCAGCAATGACAAAATGCTGTAACCAACTGGATATCTGCTATGATACGTGTGGGGCAAACAAATACCGCTGTGATGCCAAGTTTCGCTGGTGTCTGCATGCTATCTGCTCTGACCTCAAAAAAAGTCTGGGATTCGTCTCCAAGGTGGAAG catgTGAGTCAGTGGCAGACACAGTTTTTAACACCGTTTGGACTTTGGGATGTAAACCCTTCATGAACAGTCAGAGATCATCCTGTATCTGTAATGAAGAGGAACGA
- the pla2g12b gene encoding group XIIB secretory phospholipase A2-like protein isoform X1 yields the protein MKGFVRIVVLCLALSMGICTEDTNQNNTASQVPEEDSSDWGIGTIRDGFEAVNGYFDSFLELLGGRNGVCQYKCRYGKAPLPRPDYKSPEPNGCSSYFLGLKVPESMDLGIPAMTKCCNQLDICYDTCGANKYRCDAKFRWCLHAICSDLKKSLGFVSKVEACESVADTVFNTVWTLGCKPFMNSQRSSCICNEEERDEL from the exons ATGAAGGGATTTGTCAGGATTGTTGTGCTGTGCTTAGCTTTAAGCATGGGTATTTGCACAGAAGATACAAACCAAAATAACACTGCCAGTCAGGTACCAGAAGAAGACTCGTCAGACTGGGGCATTGGTACAATTAGAGATGGATTTGAGGCAGTTAATGGCTATTTTGACTCCTTTCTGGAACTACTGGGAGGCAGGAATGGTGTGTGCCAGTACAAATGTCGATATG GTAAAGCCCCACTGCCCAGGCCGGACTACAAGTCTCCTGAACCCAATGGCTGCAGTTCTTATTTTCTTGGTCTCAAGGTACCAGAGAGT ATGGATTTAGGTATCCCAGCAATGACAAAATGCTGTAACCAACTGGATATCTGCTATGATACGTGTGGGGCAAACAAATACCGCTGTGATGCCAAGTTTCGCTGGTGTCTGCATGCTATCTGCTCTGACCTCAAAAAAAGTCTGGGATTCGTCTCCAAGGTGGAAG catgTGAGTCAGTGGCAGACACAGTTTTTAACACCGTTTGGACTTTGGGATGTAAACCCTTCATGAACAGTCAGAGATCATCCTGTATCTGTAATGAAGAGGAACGA